The nucleotide window GCCCAGGCCATCGCCTCCAGCGGCGACATCACCGCCAACCCGATTTCCGGGACTGATTTTCTCTATACCTCCAACTCCTCCGGATCCGGGACCAATGCCGCGACGTTCGCGCCCGCAGCGATCAAGGACACGACATCCGGGGCCGCGGTGGCCTCCGGGGCCTGGCACCGCATCACCAACAATGCCTCGCTTCCGGATTTCATGCTTACGGACTACAATGTGAAATCCACCGGAATTCGTGTGACAGGCACCTATCGGGTGCAGATTGGCGGGACTCCTTGGTCAACCAGTACTCCGGCGGTGCTAAACGCGCTGCGCTACACCGGTCGTATATCCACCATCACCGGATACATTTCCACCACACCCGGCATCGGCCAGACCACCAACTATTACATTTCCGTGGACTACTCGATCGAAGGGGCGATCAACACCGGATATCCCTCCAGCCAGACAGTTTACGAGAAAGCCGCCTACCAGTATCTCACCGCACCGCCTTTGCTGGCGTCCAACATGTTCGATGCCGCCAACTTCATCCCCTACGAGGGAACGGTGGAGATTTCCCGGATGGTCCCGCCACGGCAGTGGCTCGTCACGAAGATCAATGTCCACGGAGCGGAAACGGATTGGAAGACGGCTGGCGCGCTGGTCCAGAGGGCAAAGCTGACACTTCTCACCAATGAGGTGGAATTGACGTGCGGGTCCAATGTGCCGGTGGGCGTCAACGCCGTCACCGGATCCTATACGAAGCCAGGCAGCCAAGACGTGATTTACACGCTATGAACCAGTTTGAAGTCATCATGACCCGCGATGGAGACCTGACCGTGACGGGAGGGTGGATCATCGAGCAACGCACCGGAGGCCGCTACCTGGTGGCTGATCTATCCGTGCAGATCAGCCCCACGGAGCGGTCCTCCTTCATCGGAGGCAGCGGTCGCAATGTGAAGGTGACGAATGCACCCGGCACCAACGTGCCAGCGGGGCATTTCCGCGCCGTGGCCGCCGGTACCTTTGCCGGTCATCTCTTTCCGGATTCCTCGCTCATCTTCAATGGGGATGGCTCCGTGGATCTGCGGGACGATACGGACGTGATCGCGTCCGCCCCCGTCGGCACCACTTCCACCACCACCGTGCCCGTGGGCAGCTTTTCCATGCCATCCACCAGCTACGGAGCGGACACCTACAACGGCAGCGTTGGGTTCACTCTTGATGCACAACCCGAGGCCAATGTGATTCCGGATTTCCGGCCAGCGGATCTCTACGTGATGGCAGGCACTGCTCCGGCGCAATCTTTCTTCCCCACGGATCGCGACCACTACACGGGAATCACGGATGCCACATGGGAAATCGAGGTGCTCGCAGATGGCTCGGCTGAAATCCGTGATGGCATGGATGTGGTGGCGTCGCGCGCGGCGGATGCCGCGATGAAGCATGAAGCATCCGGCCTCTATCCATCCACCAGCTACGGAGCGGACACCTACAATGATGGCGCGGCCTACGAGGTGGTGGTGGAGATCCGGCCCACGCTCCCGCTGGATGGCTACGTGTTCGTGGAAATCACCGAGACAAGCGCAGGCTCAGGAGAGGTGGCAAGCCATCGCGGCCCGCTGTGGGGAACCGCGATTCCAGCATCGGCCGGCGCCACGAACTACGTGCCACTGGCCTACGTGGACACGGACCGCAATGTATTCCCTCTGCACCAAGGACCGATATTCTGGGGATGATCCTGCCCGCCTGCATCTTCACCTACGCCGGAGGCGCGCTCGTGCTGCCATGGACCGTACGTGGCGCGCTCCGTGCGGGATTGGTACCGGTGGTGTGCGAGGACGCCGCCAGCCCGCTCCCCGGCCATGTGCGCGGCTGGTTGATGCATGAGGGCATCGACCTCATCACCACCACCTTCCCGCGCCGTGGCAATCTCAATGGTACCGACTGCGCCGCCGGGATCTGCCGCACGCTGGCGGAGACGGCGCTACGGTACGGGGCCACTCATGTGTTGAAGCTGGATGACGATACCGTGGTGATGGATCGCCGCGTGTTCACCCGGCACCGCCACGCACGCGCCGTGGGGCTGACGTGGCCGGACGGCAGGCCCGGGGCCTACGGCATGGCCTATATGCTCCGGGCCGATGTCGCCGAGGATGCGGCTGCGTGCCTCGATCGTTCACCGCTACGACCTGGCGCGCCGGAGGACATCACGATCTGGGAAGCCGTTTCGCGCAAAGGGCGGGTAGTGGAGCGGCGTTTCCGGCCCCACAAAGGGCCATTCTCCGCGCTTCCGTTTGGAGCCGATGCGGTGGACGGCGCGGCTCGATTCGACGTTCTCAACGTGGGCACCCCACCGCGGCAAGGATGGACGAACCGGGCGGTTCAAATAGCTAGCGAGCTGCAGAGGGTGGCAAACTCTGGATACGCTTCGGTCCGTAGTCGCTGGCCGCCGCTTTAGAGATCACGGAATAATACCTTTCGCGAGCACGGTTCATTCTCTCAAACTGTATTGCATTGGCATCATCGTGAGCCGCTTTGACCTGTTTCAAGTATTCTTCATGGGCCGCCTGCAGCTCCGACGCAAAATTTTGAACGTTACTGACATCGGTCTCGCTGGGAGACGATTTTAGAAACGCCTCTCGGCATTTTTCCACCCTCAGCGCGGATTCCTTTATGCCGCTTTCCGCTTCTGCCAAAAATCTCTCCCTGTCCTCAAGGGCATTGATGTCGCTGGGTCTCTGCTTGCCCTCCTTAAGGTCGGCCAAGTCACGACGGCAGCTTTCCATATATCCGATCGCATCACGCTGCGCTACCAGCGCCACCTTATATTCCGAGCGAGGCGTCTCAATCGAAGCTTCTTCGGTGCTCTTCGGCTTTAGGGATGCGACCTCGGTCTTGTCGCACGAGGCCAGGGCGAGGCAGGCAATCAGGGCGAGCGGCCATTTCATGGGCGACAGGGTTCCACGGGCCGGGATTGGAATCAAGAGCGCGGTTTCCATGGACTAGTCCATCACCAGAGAGCGGCAAGCGCGGGATCGTCCAGCAAGGCAAGGCGGCGGGCGGGGGCCGCTTCGGACGCCTTTTTCACCGCCGCTTTTGCTTCGCCCATCTTTCCCAATGCCAGCAGATGGACGGCGAACTTGTGAAAGAACGTAAAGGCTACCATGCGGTCATTGTCGCTCCCATGGCGCAGCAATTCGGCCAAGACTTCGCCTTCATCCCACGCACCGAGGTGGGGAGCGCACCCGGCCCGGACGCGCCAAACATCAGCCACCATCCGGTCATCCGGATCGAGATCCAGGGCAGCGTCCCACGCTTCCTGATACATTCCCAACAGGGCGTAGCCTTGGACCTCTTCAATCGTCATCGGCATGACTGTAGCAGCTGTGTCCAGCACCGTTCGGAAAATATGGCGACTATACGGCGACACGGGGTATTCTCGCTAAAACAAAAAGGCCTCCGATTTCCCGGAAGCCTTTGATTTTGAGAGTGGTGCTCGAGGGGGGACTCGAACCCCCACAGGTTACCCTACTAGATCCTTAGTCTAGCGCGTCTACCAATTCCGCCACCCGAGCAGAGTGTCGTGCGGCTTGCTTGCCGCGCCGCGGATTTAGGGTGCGGGGCAGGGGTTTGCAAGAGAATCTTTGAAAATAATCCGAGCCTCGCTTGGCGGCCTTCCTGCTTGCTACTGTCCGCCATCACCGGAGCATCATCCCGCCACCCATGGAATCCATTCGCGCTGAATCGGTCGTCAAACAGTTCGGAAACGTGACCGCTCTGGACGGTGTCAGCGTGACCATCGAACCGGGCGAATTGTTCTTCCTGCTGGGGGCCTCGGGTTGCGGAAAAACCACGCTGCTGCGCTGTATCGCGGGCCTGGAAACGCCGACTTCCGGCACGATCCGCTTCGGCGACCGCGATGTGAGCCAGCTTCCGGCGCACAAGCGTGAGGCGGCGATGGTGTTCCAGAGCTACGCCCTGTGGCCACACCTGACGGTGGAGCGGAACATCGCCTTCGGACTGGAGGAACGGCACCTCCCGAAGCCGGAGATCCGCCGCCGGGTGGGGGAGGCTTTGGAAATGGTGAGGCTGGCGGGATATGGGGAGCGGTCGATCGACCAGCTTTCCGGCGGGCAGCAGCAGCGGGTGTCGCTGGCGCGGGCACTGGTGGTGAAGCCGAAGTGCCTGCTGCTGGATGAACCGCTCTCGAATCTGGATGCCCAGCTCCGCGTGGAAATGCGGCGGGAGATCCGCCGGATCGTGAAGGAGAACGGTCTGACGGCGGTTTATGTGACCCATGACCAGGAGGAGGCGCTGGCGCTGGCGGACCGGATGGCGGTGATGGACAAGGGGAGGATCGAGCAGCTCGGGACCCCGGATGAGATCTATCGACACCCCCGCACGGCTCATGTCGCGGCGTTCATCGGAGAGACGAATTTGATCGAGGGCAAGGTGCGGGAGTTTGCCGCCGGAAAGGCCCAGGTGGATACGCCTGCCGGACCATTGGTGGGGCGGGTCAGTGATCCAGGCTGGACGCCGGTGCAGGGGGAGTCAGTGCGGCTTTCGGTGAGGCCGGAGGCGTGGCGGATTGGCGCGGACGATTGGAACCAGATCGAGGGCACTATCGCCGAGCGGACGTATCTGGGGCAGCGGGTCCAATATTGGATCACCACTCCGGCGGGACGGGTGCAGGTGGTGGAGCTGAATCCGCATGAGGTGCGCGAGCCGGGCGGCGGGTCCGTGTGGATCCAGGCTCGTCCCGAGGATGTGGTGGTGCTGAAATCCTGAGCCGCTCCGCATGAAACGCATCGGGATCATCCTCGGGCTGCTGGTGTTCATCGTGGCGCTGCCGATTGTGCTGCGTCGGGACACCCAGCCGGTCTCGCCGGAGCGCGCGGACGACCGGATCTCGATCCTCACGCCGCACAATGAAACGATCCGCCGCGAGTTCGGGCAGGCCTTCACCACCTGGTGGAAGGCGCGGACGGGGCGGACGATCTACGTCGATTGGCGGAATCCGGGCGGCACCTCCGAGATCGCGTTGGTGCTGGACGCGGGCTACAAGGCGGCGAAGGAGACCGGCCGCGAAGGGATCGGCGTGGATGTGTTTTTCGGCGGTGGGCAGCCGGATTTCGCGCGGCAGGCGAAGGAGGGAAGGTTGGTGCCATTGGATGTCTTCAAGCGTCACCCGGAGTGGTTCGGCGAGGGAAAGGCCGTGCCGCCGACGTGGACGGGGGAGAGTTATTTCCCGCCGGATCTTGTATGGGTGGGCGCGTGTCTCTCGCAGTTCGGCATTGCTTGGAATCCGGATGTGATCGCACGGCTGAAGGTGTCTGCGCCAACGCGCTGGGATGATCTGGGCGATCCGCGTCTGGCGGGCGCGGTGGCTCTGGCGGATCCGAGCAAGAGCGGATCGGTGGCGCGTTCGTTCGAACTGCTCGTGCAGGAGCAAATGCAACGGGCGATCAAGGATGCGTCTCTCCCGAAGGATCGCGCGGCGGCCATCGGCTGGGACAACGGGCTGAAGCTGATCCTGCGGATGTCGGCGAACGCACGCTACTTCACCGACAGCGCCTCGAAGATCCCGCGCGATGTGGGACAGGGGGATGCCGCGCTGGGGACGTGCATCGATTTCTACGGTTGGTCTTATCACGATGAGATGCTGCGCCCGGACGGCACCTCGCGGGTGGAATGGAGGGCACCGGAGGGCGGAGCGACCTACAGTGCCGATCCGGTTGGCGTGCTGAAGGGCGCACCGCATCCGGAGATCGCGCAGGCGTTCGTGGAGTTCTGCCTGTCCGTGGAGGGGCAGCGGCTGTGGTTTGGAAAGCCGGGCACGCCGGGAGGACCGGTGGAGCGGGCGCTGAACCGCATTCCGATCCGTGGCGATGTTTACACGCCGGAGTTTCTCGGGAAGGCCACGGTGCGGCTGAATCCGTATCGGGACACCGGAGCCTTTACCTACGATCGCGAATTGACCGGCAAGGCGTTCAACACGCTGCGGCAGTTCGTGAGGATCGCGTGCATCGACTCGCACGATGAAATGCAGCGGGCTTGGAAGGACATGGCGGCGGCGGGATTTCCGGAGGAGGCGATGAAGGTCTTCTTGGATGTCTCCGCGTTTCCATACGCGGAGTTTGGCAAGGGGCATCCGGTGCTCGATGGCGGTGATCCGCTGGCCGCTGCGGACTTCGCGGCGAACCTCGGCGCGCGCTTCCGCGCGAACTACAAACAGGCGGGTGCCATCGCCCGGCAGGCAACCCGAATCACCGCCCGCTGAGATGAAACGCGGACCTGCCATCGCCATCACCTTGGTCACCGTGCTGTTGTTCGTGGTGTTCTTCCTGTATCCCGCCGGCACGGTGGTGTGGCAGGCCTTCGCGCATCCGAAGGATGGTTCGTTCACGCTCGCTTACTTCGGCGCGGTGTTCCGGAATGACATCTACCGCGAGGGACTTTGGAACGCGCTGCTGCTGGGCCTGGCCAGCACCTTCACGACGTTGCTGGTGGCCTTCCCGATGGCCTTGGTCGGGCATCGTTATGATTTCATGGGCAAGCGTGCGCTTGGTGCGCTGGTGCTGGTGCCGATGATCCTGCCGCCGTTCGTCGGCGCGGTGGGTATCAAGCAAATGCTGGGTGTGGATGGTGCGCTCAACGCGCTGCTGATGCACTGCGGGTTGATGGATGTTTCCAAACCGCACGATTGGCTCGCTCACGGACGCTTCGCGGGGATCGTGCTGCTGAACGCGCTGCACCTTTATCCGGTGCTCTACATGAACATCGCCGCCGCGCTGTCGAATCTCGATCCGGCGATGGAGCAGGCGGCGGAAAACCTCGGTTGCCCGCCGTGGCGGCGGTTTTTCCGGATCACGCTGCCGCTGGCGATGCCGGGTGTTTTCGCCGGGGCCTCGGTGGTGTTCATCTGGGCCTTCACGGAGCTGGGGGTGCCGCTGGTGTTCGACTTCGGCCGGGTCGCGCCGGTGCAGATCTTCGATGGCATCAAGGGACTGGACAAGAATCCGATCCCGTATGCCCTGACCGCCATTTTGCTGGTGGTGGCTGCGGGGATCTTCGCGGCTTCGAAGGGCGTGCTCGGGCGTTCACCGCTGGGCACAGCGCCGCGGCCGAAGGGGCGCTCAACTGTCGCGCGGGCCACGGGATGGAAAGCGGTGGCGTGCCCGGCGTTCTTCGTGATCGTGTTCCTCGCCGCGTCGCTGCCGCACTGCGGGGTAGTGCTGTTGTCGCTTTCGGAATCGTGGTATGGCTCGGTGTTGCCGGAGCATCTCACGCTGCGGCATTACATCGAGGCGCTGGGGAATGGCCTGGTGGTGCCCTCGATCCGCAACAGCCTGGCCTATGCCTCCACGGCGACTTTGGTAGCGGCGGTGATCGGACTGGCGGCGGCGTGGGTGGTGGTGCGCTCGAAGCTGAAAGGGCGGAATGTTCTGGATGCGATGCTGATGCTGCCGCTGGCGGTGCCGGGACTGGTGATGGCTTTCGGCTATCTGGCGCTGTCGCAGGAAGGGAAGCCGTTTCATTTCCTCGTCGGCGCGGGAGGGACGCCGTTCTTCCTGCTGGTCGCGGCGTATTCGATACGGCGTATGCCGTACATCCTGCGCGCCGCGGTGGCCGGTCTGCAGCAGAGCAACCCGGCGTTGGAGGAAGCGGCGGCTTCGCTGGGGGCGACGCCCTTGCGGATGCTGCGGAAGGTGGCGATTCCGTTGATTGGCGCGAACCTCGCGGCGGGAGGCATTCTGGCGTTTGCATTCGCGATGCTGGAGGTCAGCGACAGTCTGATCCTGGCGCAGCAATCGCAGCATTATCCGATCACCAAGGCGATCTACACGCTCCTGAGCACGCTCGGAAACGGCACCGAACTGGCGGCCGCGCTCGGCGTGTGGTCGATGGCGTTCCTGTCCGTGGCGGTGATCGGGGCGGCTGTCCTTGGCGGGAAACGGGGAGGGATTTTCAAGCTGTAAGGCGCATCCCTTTTCAAGAGCGACACGGGTTTCCCGGAGTGTCGGAAAAGTCACCCGGCTACGTGCTTTCCGTAGCTCTTGGCGCATGGGGGTATCCAAAAACACCGCGTCTCTCCACTTGCTTTCGCGGGCATTCGGGAGGAGTGTTAGACGCGGTTGAATCCTTACAATCTACCCGCATTGATCCATGCCCAAAGTCCGCTTGTCGGGCACCGTTCTCGGTGAGAACGACCCCACCCGCTCCACCCGCGCCCGTCTCCTCCATCTGCTCTTCAGCCACGGCTGGGACATTTACAATGGCAATGGCGACCAGCGCATCACCCTGTCCAACATCGAGCGCAAGATCATCGAGTCCGATGCCTTCGTCTTCACGCCCGGCGCGACGCTGGAGGACATGTTCAAGGCGATCTCGATCTTCGTCGGCTACCAGACGCTGGACCGCCACCTCGCCGGAAAGCCGACGGTCGTGCTGAACTCCGATTTCTCGTGGGATCCGTTTTTCTCCGTGCTCGACCACCTTCACAAGATGGGCACGATCCAGCAGGACTACCGGGACTACCTGCTCGCCGTGGAAACCAGCGACGACGTCATCAAGACGCTCGATGTGGTCCGCCATCATGGCATCCCGGATGCGGGGCGGGTGAAGATCGGCGAGAGCAATGTGAGCTCGTTCGAGACGCCGCTGCCCTTGAACCACGCCGGAAACATCTGCGTATTCTGTTCCGCCAGCCTCACCGATCCCGCATTCCTCGCGGATGGTGAAGAGCTGGGTCGCCGTCTCGCGGAAGCGCGACTCGGCTGCGTCTCCGGTGCCGGGAAATCCGGTATCATGGGCGCGGTGGTGAAGGGGTCCGTGGACGCCGGTGGCTGGACCGCAGGCTCGAACGTGCCGCACATCATCGAGCTGGAAGGTCTGCCGGAAGGGCTTTCGAGCTTCTGGCTGAAGCCGGACATCTACACGCGCATGGAGGTCATGATCCAGAACTCGGACGGCTTCGTGATCTTCCCGGGTGGTGCGGGCACCGTGCAGGAGCTGTTCGCCTTGATGATCTTCAAGCACCAGAAGAACCCGCTGATGGTGAACAAACCGGTGGTGATCTTCAATCGGCCGAACGCGGCGGGGCTGGGCTTCTTCGATCCGCTGATCGACCTGCTCGACGGCATGTGCCAGCCGGGAGACTTCTCCGTGGCGCATACGTTGGATGATATTGTGCCGGTGTTCGAACGGAAGCTGAAGAAGTCGGCGTGAGCCGGTGGGGACAGAACAGGCCGGGGAGCGCCCCGGCCTGTCGTGTTGATGTTCGCTGTTCGGCGGGTCAATACACCAGCGTGGCAGTGAACGTGTATTCGATTTCGTTGAGTCCGTCCTTCACGTCGGAGGTCTTGGTGACGGACGAACCGTTGAAGTCGGAGAGATTGAAGCGGAAGGTTCCCAGTTCATCCCCGTCATCCAGAAGCTGGATGTCGACATACTGGTTGAATTTCACGCTCCGTCCCGTGTTCCAGGAGTGTTCCGGATCATCGGAATCGGCGGACATCGAGTAGTATTTCGAGGAGGGATAGCGGTAGGTGACATCACCACCATCCGGAGTGAAGAGGAAATACACCTCATCGTGGCCACTCTCGCGGGTGTTCAGGCAGGTGAGGGTGGTGAGGATCAGCATATGGTCCGCGGGCTGCTGCGCCACCGGATAGGTGCCATCCGAATCCAAGGCCCAGACGAGAGTGTAAAACTCCGCTTCATCGCCACCATCTTCCGCGCCCAAGGCGAGATCCACCGCGACGCCCGCGACTTCTTCATCCTGTTCGAAGCTCCAGCCACCGAGGCCAATGGTGTCATCGATCATGATTTCCTGGCCGTTGTAGTAGCCTCCCAGATCCATCGGCTCGTTCGCCCATGCACCGATCTGGATGGCCACGTCGAAACCGATTTCGAGACCTTCCGTGAAGGCTCCCGAAAGATAGAAGGCTCCGCTCTTGAAGGGATTCGGGAACTGCACGGCGTAACCGAATGAGGCGTAGATGCCGATTCCGATGTCGATCTGTCCGGCGAGGCCGAGAGTGATCGCCTTGATGGGGAAATCGATCCCATCGAAATCCGCGGCGGCCTTGGCTGCGAGTTCATCGGTGAAGGGCTTCACCACCTCGCTGGAGTAGAGTGTGCGCAGGCGATTGGTCAGATCGGCTGCGCTGTCGGAATTCTTCAGCGCAGCCAGTTCAGCCTGACCTTCCGGAGTGGCCTGCCACTCCTTGAGACGGACGGCGGCCCGCGAGAGGATGCCGCGGAGTTCGGCCGGGATGGCGGGAGCGGACGCGTCCGCGGACTTGGTGGCGCGGCTTTCCGAAAGATGGTGGCGGATTTTTTCCAGGGACGGCTGGATCTCCGAGCGGAATTTGGGATTCATGGTGTCGAAGTTGGGTGTTCCGGATTAGGAGAGCAGGGTGGCGTTGATGGTGTAGTTGGCGCCGTTGTTGTTGACCATGTTGTAGGACATCGTGGATTTCCCGTTGAAGGCGGCCACAGTGAAGTCACAGTTGATGAGGAAATCGCTGTAGCGGCTGAGATAACTCACGTCCTGGTCCCACAGGGTGACGAGTACTTCGTGGTCGAAGGGTAGTTCGATATCGATGTCCCAGGTATCCCCCTTGGCCATGGAATTGTAACCGGGAACGAGTGGATAGCGGACGGGGATCCCGGCATCCGCCTGCCAGACGATGTAGACCTCATCGTGGCCGGATTCCGAGGTGGAGTTGCATTGGATGCTGTTGATCTGAACGCGATGTGAGGATGAACTGCTCATGTTTGTTCTGATATTCCGTTGGTGGAATCCGGGGTGTCGCCATCAGGTGGTGACATGAAAAGGGATCCCGGATATAGTCCAATCGGGGTTATTGATGGGGTCGTGTGGAGCCGCAAGATCATATGTGTAACAATGTGTTTCCGGTTTTGGCGGATAAGGCGTTTGGGCTCCACTTGTGCCCCTGGGTTCAGTGTGGTGGTTTTGTAACGCGTTGACTGTTAGATTGCGTTCGGGTGATGGGATGATCCGGCCCAAACGGCGGGATGCTCACAGGGCGTCCTGCCGATAATGACAAAGTCCAAATGCCCGGGTCCTTCGGGCCGGGTGGTCTGATCTTTCAACGAAAGACCTGCCTTCCCGGGGTTCCGATCGCGCCTATCGGGGCAAGATCATCGCCAG belongs to Luteolibacter ambystomatis and includes:
- a CDS encoding ABC transporter ATP-binding protein, producing MESIRAESVVKQFGNVTALDGVSVTIEPGELFFLLGASGCGKTTLLRCIAGLETPTSGTIRFGDRDVSQLPAHKREAAMVFQSYALWPHLTVERNIAFGLEERHLPKPEIRRRVGEALEMVRLAGYGERSIDQLSGGQQQRVSLARALVVKPKCLLLDEPLSNLDAQLRVEMRREIRRIVKENGLTAVYVTHDQEEALALADRMAVMDKGRIEQLGTPDEIYRHPRTAHVAAFIGETNLIEGKVREFAAGKAQVDTPAGPLVGRVSDPGWTPVQGESVRLSVRPEAWRIGADDWNQIEGTIAERTYLGQRVQYWITTPAGRVQVVELNPHEVREPGGGSVWIQARPEDVVVLKS
- a CDS encoding ABC transporter substrate-binding protein; translated protein: MKRIGIILGLLVFIVALPIVLRRDTQPVSPERADDRISILTPHNETIRREFGQAFTTWWKARTGRTIYVDWRNPGGTSEIALVLDAGYKAAKETGREGIGVDVFFGGGQPDFARQAKEGRLVPLDVFKRHPEWFGEGKAVPPTWTGESYFPPDLVWVGACLSQFGIAWNPDVIARLKVSAPTRWDDLGDPRLAGAVALADPSKSGSVARSFELLVQEQMQRAIKDASLPKDRAAAIGWDNGLKLILRMSANARYFTDSASKIPRDVGQGDAALGTCIDFYGWSYHDEMLRPDGTSRVEWRAPEGGATYSADPVGVLKGAPHPEIAQAFVEFCLSVEGQRLWFGKPGTPGGPVERALNRIPIRGDVYTPEFLGKATVRLNPYRDTGAFTYDRELTGKAFNTLRQFVRIACIDSHDEMQRAWKDMAAAGFPEEAMKVFLDVSAFPYAEFGKGHPVLDGGDPLAAADFAANLGARFRANYKQAGAIARQATRITAR
- a CDS encoding ABC transporter permease → MKRGPAIAITLVTVLLFVVFFLYPAGTVVWQAFAHPKDGSFTLAYFGAVFRNDIYREGLWNALLLGLASTFTTLLVAFPMALVGHRYDFMGKRALGALVLVPMILPPFVGAVGIKQMLGVDGALNALLMHCGLMDVSKPHDWLAHGRFAGIVLLNALHLYPVLYMNIAAALSNLDPAMEQAAENLGCPPWRRFFRITLPLAMPGVFAGASVVFIWAFTELGVPLVFDFGRVAPVQIFDGIKGLDKNPIPYALTAILLVVAAGIFAASKGVLGRSPLGTAPRPKGRSTVARATGWKAVACPAFFVIVFLAASLPHCGVVLLSLSESWYGSVLPEHLTLRHYIEALGNGLVVPSIRNSLAYASTATLVAAVIGLAAAWVVVRSKLKGRNVLDAMLMLPLAVPGLVMAFGYLALSQEGKPFHFLVGAGGTPFFLLVAAYSIRRMPYILRAAVAGLQQSNPALEEAAASLGATPLRMLRKVAIPLIGANLAAGGILAFAFAMLEVSDSLILAQQSQHYPITKAIYTLLSTLGNGTELAAALGVWSMAFLSVAVIGAAVLGGKRGGIFKL
- a CDS encoding LOG family protein, giving the protein MPKVRLSGTVLGENDPTRSTRARLLHLLFSHGWDIYNGNGDQRITLSNIERKIIESDAFVFTPGATLEDMFKAISIFVGYQTLDRHLAGKPTVVLNSDFSWDPFFSVLDHLHKMGTIQQDYRDYLLAVETSDDVIKTLDVVRHHGIPDAGRVKIGESNVSSFETPLPLNHAGNICVFCSASLTDPAFLADGEELGRRLAEARLGCVSGAGKSGIMGAVVKGSVDAGGWTAGSNVPHIIELEGLPEGLSSFWLKPDIYTRMEVMIQNSDGFVIFPGGAGTVQELFALMIFKHQKNPLMVNKPVVIFNRPNAAGLGFFDPLIDLLDGMCQPGDFSVAHTLDDIVPVFERKLKKSA